One Flagellimonas sp. CMM7 genomic region harbors:
- a CDS encoding class I SAM-dependent methyltransferase, which translates to MKKSIHLVLLLSLISILGLHSQYTEQDWLERDDWMKTSALLEMAGVKEGDRVADIGCHEGYLSIHLAKKVLNTGKVYAVDVRNDRLETLQGNAEKRNLTNITTVLGDYDDPKLPSNSLNIVFIMDTYHEMDSHEQILQHVKSALKPGGKLMLMEKLKKRVRNKSRQEQVSAHSLGANYVRKELEQAGFTIISEIKNHGKWEREEDKQMWILLAQKPE; encoded by the coding sequence ATGAAAAAATCCATTCATCTCGTTTTATTGTTAAGTCTTATCTCCATACTGGGCCTGCATTCCCAATATACAGAGCAAGATTGGTTGGAACGGGATGATTGGATGAAAACCTCTGCTTTGCTAGAAATGGCTGGAGTTAAGGAAGGAGATAGAGTTGCGGATATTGGTTGTCACGAAGGCTATTTGTCCATTCACTTGGCTAAAAAAGTATTAAATACCGGAAAAGTGTATGCTGTTGATGTAAGAAACGACCGCTTAGAAACTTTACAAGGTAATGCTGAGAAGAGGAATCTAACCAATATAACAACAGTTTTAGGAGATTATGATGACCCAAAACTGCCAAGCAATTCATTGAACATAGTTTTCATTATGGATACCTATCATGAAATGGATTCTCATGAACAAATCCTTCAACATGTGAAAAGTGCTCTAAAGCCAGGCGGAAAGTTGATGCTTATGGAAAAGCTAAAGAAAAGAGTAAGAAATAAATCAAGACAAGAACAAGTTAGCGCCCATTCATTGGGTGCTAACTACGTTCGTAAAGAATTGGAACAAGCCGGTTTCACTATTATTTCTGAAATAAAAAATCACGGAAAATGGGAAAGAGAAGAAGATAAACAGATGTGGATACTCTTAGCCCAAAAACCAGAATAA
- a CDS encoding aldehyde dehydrogenase, producing the protein MIENLVQEQRAFFASQQTKSVAYRRQFLKRLQKELIANEDAICDALYADFKKPKFEALATETQMVLSEIKYILDHIEFWSKPMKVSATWTNFPSSDWIHSEPYGNVLVIAPWNYPFLLTMSPLIGALAAGNTVVLKPSELTPTTSKLIAEIIKKIFPKEYVSVVEGGIPVSQELLKKKWDYIFFTGSTRVGKIVYKSAAEHLTPVTLELSGKNPCIVDGTASIKLAAKRIVWGKFLNAGQTCIAPDYILVEKKVKTELVEALKRNIRKLYGDQIEESSDFARITTDSHYNRLKGLVNRENILFGGTCNDTERFIEPTLVDEPDFEDDLMKGEIFGPILPIISYDSGEDIHEYVMKYKNPLALYVFSTNKKFQKRIIAKYSFGGGVINDTVVQITNKRLPFGGVGQSGIGRYHGKHSFDLFSHKKAIIRKPNWIDIPIRYAPYNIPIKWVKKIKHLF; encoded by the coding sequence ATGATTGAAAATTTGGTACAAGAACAACGAGCATTCTTTGCATCACAGCAAACAAAGAGTGTTGCTTACCGCAGACAATTTCTAAAACGGTTGCAAAAGGAATTGATTGCTAATGAAGATGCTATTTGCGATGCCCTATACGCAGATTTCAAAAAACCAAAATTTGAAGCACTTGCCACAGAAACACAAATGGTGCTTTCAGAAATAAAATATATCCTTGATCATATTGAGTTTTGGAGCAAGCCGATGAAGGTTAGTGCTACTTGGACAAATTTTCCCTCTTCAGATTGGATACATTCAGAACCATATGGTAATGTATTGGTCATTGCCCCTTGGAACTACCCATTTCTATTGACTATGTCTCCATTGATAGGAGCTTTAGCGGCAGGTAACACGGTAGTGCTTAAACCTTCAGAATTGACTCCCACAACCTCTAAACTTATTGCAGAAATAATTAAAAAGATATTTCCAAAAGAATATGTTAGCGTTGTTGAAGGTGGAATTCCTGTATCACAAGAACTCTTGAAAAAAAAATGGGATTACATTTTCTTTACGGGCAGCACCCGAGTAGGAAAAATTGTTTATAAAAGTGCGGCGGAACATCTTACCCCGGTTACTTTAGAATTAAGTGGAAAGAACCCCTGCATTGTGGATGGGACCGCGTCCATTAAGTTGGCAGCAAAACGGATTGTTTGGGGAAAGTTTTTAAATGCCGGACAGACATGTATTGCTCCTGATTACATTTTGGTTGAAAAGAAGGTGAAAACTGAACTTGTAGAAGCCTTGAAACGTAATATCAGAAAGTTATATGGAGACCAAATTGAAGAATCCAGTGATTTTGCCAGAATAACCACAGATAGTCATTATAATAGGCTAAAAGGATTGGTCAATAGAGAGAACATACTTTTTGGGGGAACTTGTAATGATACGGAACGGTTCATAGAGCCAACATTAGTAGATGAACCTGACTTTGAAGATGACTTGATGAAAGGTGAAATTTTTGGCCCTATACTTCCCATCATTTCCTATGATTCAGGAGAAGATATTCATGAGTATGTCATGAAATATAAAAATCCTTTGGCGCTGTATGTATTTTCCACCAATAAAAAGTTTCAGAAAAGAATTATAGCCAAGTATAGTTTTGGTGGTGGGGTAATCAATGATACCGTTGTGCAAATAACCAATAAAAGATTGCCATTTGGTGGGGTAGGGCAGTCAGGAATTGGGAGATATCATGGTAAACATTCCTTTGACCTGTTCTCTCATAAAAAAGCTATTATTCGAAAACCCAATTGGATAGATATCCCCATACGCTACGCTCCGTATAACATTCCCATAAAATGGGTCAAGAAAATAAAGCATCTTTTTTAA
- a CDS encoding Gfo/Idh/MocA family protein: MKRRDFIIGTGAAALTAASYGNILGSNDKIGLAVVGAGRRGRWVLGEMLKTNQVRPIMFCDVWDEQVKRTTDYLELGKIPMTYDLEEVLANDNVDAVLLATPDHLHKNYAIRILATGKHLLLEKPVTLHYNEGPMLKEAVANSGVVCQTGTQQRSGQMYQRVKEEFFGGSKKLGDMVFVRAVWSNFGWQRRLLEQQPMPNNFKWETFLGPSQKMDYYWPRYDGWRHYKEYGTGILSDLLTHWGDVAQWMMDDTDPMNAVTTGGIYHLKDDRTNPDTVNTIIQYKGGWNFTFECSVMPVKNQHDSVLFHGTEGQLELFRAGYIYTPHKGDPVVFENDENLTYAHVKNFFDAIKTGAQLTAPIDVGLNAVKPSHLAAASYWSGKRMQFNANQTDIVEVI, from the coding sequence ATGAAGAGAAGAGACTTTATAATAGGAACTGGAGCTGCGGCTTTGACCGCAGCATCTTATGGAAATATTCTTGGGTCTAATGATAAAATAGGCCTTGCAGTAGTAGGAGCGGGGAGGCGCGGAAGATGGGTGCTTGGAGAAATGTTGAAGACCAATCAAGTAAGACCAATAATGTTTTGCGATGTTTGGGATGAGCAAGTAAAAAGAACAACGGATTATTTGGAGTTGGGCAAAATTCCAATGACCTATGATTTGGAAGAAGTATTGGCCAATGATAACGTTGATGCGGTACTGTTGGCCACACCTGATCATTTACATAAAAATTATGCAATCCGAATTTTAGCAACAGGAAAACATCTACTCCTAGAGAAACCCGTAACCTTGCACTACAACGAGGGACCTATGCTAAAAGAAGCGGTAGCCAATAGCGGGGTTGTTTGCCAAACGGGTACCCAACAACGAAGCGGACAGATGTATCAGAGGGTAAAGGAAGAATTCTTTGGAGGCTCCAAAAAATTGGGCGATATGGTCTTTGTTAGAGCTGTATGGAGCAATTTTGGCTGGCAAAGAAGATTATTGGAGCAACAACCTATGCCCAATAACTTTAAATGGGAAACATTTCTTGGACCTTCACAAAAAATGGATTACTACTGGCCAAGATATGATGGTTGGCGCCATTACAAGGAATATGGAACAGGCATCCTATCTGATCTCCTGACCCATTGGGGTGATGTGGCGCAATGGATGATGGATGATACAGACCCTATGAATGCAGTTACAACAGGAGGTATATATCACCTTAAAGATGACAGAACCAATCCAGATACCGTGAATACCATTATTCAATATAAAGGAGGGTGGAACTTTACTTTTGAATGCAGTGTTATGCCAGTAAAAAACCAACATGACTCTGTCCTTTTTCATGGCACCGAAGGTCAATTGGAGCTTTTTAGAGCCGGATATATCTATACGCCACACAAAGGTGACCCAGTTGTTTTTGAAAATGATGAAAATCTTACCTATGCGCATGTCAAAAACTTTTTTGATGCCATTAAAACAGGAGCACAGCTCACAGCACCTATAGATGTTGGACTAAATGCTGTTAAACCTTCCCATTTGGCTGCTGCTTCATATTGGTCTGGAAAAAGAATGCAGTTCAATGCCAATCAAACTGATATTGTTGAAGTGATTTAG
- a CDS encoding DUF2652 domain-containing protein, with the protein MSKSLLFIPDISGYTKFIQTTEVEHSQHVISELLEVLLNANTQDLKLAEIEGDALFFYKENDIPSQENLLAQIESMFTAFYSHLKMLEKNRICPCNACATAPNLQLKIVAHSGNLQHIEVQGTRKPFGEQVIEAHRLLKNSVDSDNYALISRTLALDIMLSPYYSSKIFRFRQGSDSYDSREIDYIYSIIDPSELKLRPFDKPNNVYFDKPPQIKIKKEFPVAAEELMEYITNYSYRHNWTEGIDRLEYNENEVTRTGSEHICVVNGKHLNFTTATKEVKQGSLIYGEFTTSPPPVDEFYQFYIFTPISENSCELEIELFWTARSPIKKLIMTLFGKKIFKKNIEKALMGLLTFVESKT; encoded by the coding sequence ATGTCCAAATCTTTATTGTTTATTCCTGACATATCTGGGTACACTAAATTTATCCAGACTACTGAGGTAGAGCATAGTCAACATGTAATATCTGAACTTTTGGAAGTTCTTCTCAATGCGAATACGCAAGATTTGAAATTGGCGGAGATTGAAGGGGATGCCCTTTTCTTCTATAAAGAAAATGATATTCCGTCCCAAGAGAATCTTTTAGCGCAGATTGAATCCATGTTCACCGCTTTCTACAGTCATCTTAAGATGCTGGAGAAAAATAGGATTTGTCCTTGTAATGCTTGTGCTACTGCACCAAACCTTCAGTTAAAGATAGTTGCCCATAGTGGTAATCTTCAGCATATTGAGGTACAAGGAACCAGAAAACCTTTCGGAGAACAGGTGATTGAGGCCCATAGGTTATTGAAAAATTCTGTTGATAGTGACAATTATGCCCTAATCAGCAGGACGCTTGCCTTGGACATCATGTTATCCCCGTACTATTCCAGTAAAATTTTTAGATTCAGACAAGGATCGGATTCATATGACAGTAGGGAGATTGATTATATCTATTCCATAATTGACCCAAGTGAACTGAAACTGCGTCCATTTGATAAACCCAATAATGTTTATTTTGATAAACCGCCTCAAATAAAAATAAAGAAAGAATTTCCCGTGGCGGCAGAGGAACTCATGGAGTATATTACCAACTATTCGTACCGGCATAATTGGACTGAGGGAATAGATCGTTTAGAGTATAATGAAAACGAGGTGACACGTACTGGTTCTGAACATATTTGCGTGGTTAACGGAAAGCATTTAAACTTTACTACTGCTACAAAAGAGGTGAAACAGGGAAGCCTAATTTATGGTGAGTTTACAACAAGTCCGCCGCCTGTGGATGAGTTTTATCAATTCTATATTTTCACCCCTATTTCTGAAAATAGCTGCGAGCTCGAAATAGAACTATTTTGGACGGCCAGGTCTCCAATCAAAAAATTAATAATGACTCTTTTTGGCAAAAAGATATTCAAAAAGAATATTGAAAAAGCATTAATGGGGTTGTTAACCTTTGTGGAAAGCAAGACTTGA
- a CDS encoding glycosyl hydrolase — protein sequence MKHNSKIFFKLLLFILFTFQLTAQTPDSTTFDGLEFRSLGPALTSGRIADIAIHPTNESVWYVAVGSGGVWKTTNAGTTWKPIFDKQSSYSIGCVTIDPNNPSTIWVGSGENVGGRHSGFGDGIYVSHDEGKSWKNMGLKTSEHLSKIIVHPENSNIIWVASQGPLWSKGGERGFYKSTDGGKTWKRTLGNSEWTGVTDIVMDHTNPDVLYAATWDRHRTVAAYMGGGPGSGLHKSTDGGETWTALTNGIPKSNLGKIGLAISPFDNETIYAAIELDRKKGGLFITNNQGASWTKQSDAVSGGTGPHYYQELYASPHQQGKLYLMSNTVQISNDHGKHFEFMNEEKKHVDSHAMAFKKSNPNYVLFGTDGGLYESYDLTKTWRFFGNLPLTQYYKVAVDDSAPFYNIYGGTQDNGSHGGPSRTRSKAGILNSDWWITLGADGHQSATEPGNPDITYGEFQQGWLWRIDQTTGETVFIQPQPSEGEPHERFNWDAPILVSPHNPQRLYFASYRVWKSDNRGDDWTSISQDLTRNEERLTLPILGRQQSWDNPWDVGAMSNYNTITSLAESPLQEGLIYAGTDDGILQVTENGGETWRKIMLGNIKGVPNRAFVNDVRADLYDANTVYLVLDNHKAGDYKPYLLKSTDKGNSWTFINGNLPKKLITWRVVQDHKKKGLMFAATEYGIYFTSNGGSSWLQLEGGLPTISFRDITIQRREDDLIGASFGRGFYVLDDISPLRDFDTSKMAETTLFKVKPAYWYIEKDEIYGQGNSEYSAKNPAYGATFTYFLPKKLKTLKDARTEKEKVLNKQKSNVSFPGWEALEKEKNQEKSAVLLLVKDGNGKVVNTVSGTNKKGFNRVSWDLTYADRTGIKLKNPKSDDDDFFGSPFLATPGTYSVELYQRVDGELKQLSSAQSFEVKPLSKGALPAKPTTEIDAFRSMYQDFQQDLTATGSILEKTIARVNAMKRAMDEAETPTAALASKIYNAQTLLQSLSKQMNGSPAKNEVGEKNPPTPGDGSFIGLVALRNTYGPTGNHKIALKRADGQLKSIKKELSVLVKNTLPSLEAELKAAGAPWIEGQGLIED from the coding sequence ATGAAACACAACTCAAAAATTTTCTTCAAGCTACTCTTATTTATCCTTTTTACTTTTCAATTAACAGCACAAACACCAGACTCCACTACTTTTGATGGATTGGAGTTTAGAAGCCTTGGACCTGCTTTAACTTCGGGTCGTATAGCTGACATTGCAATACATCCAACCAATGAAAGTGTTTGGTATGTGGCAGTGGGTTCTGGAGGCGTATGGAAAACCACCAATGCCGGTACTACTTGGAAACCCATCTTTGATAAGCAATCCAGCTATTCTATTGGGTGTGTTACCATAGACCCTAACAATCCAAGCACAATTTGGGTGGGTTCAGGTGAAAATGTAGGGGGAAGACACTCCGGTTTTGGCGACGGTATTTACGTTAGCCATGATGAAGGAAAGTCTTGGAAGAATATGGGGCTTAAAACTTCTGAGCACCTTTCAAAAATTATAGTTCATCCAGAAAATTCCAATATCATTTGGGTTGCTTCACAAGGACCTCTTTGGAGTAAAGGTGGAGAGCGTGGTTTTTACAAATCCACAGATGGTGGCAAAACATGGAAAAGAACACTTGGGAATAGTGAATGGACAGGAGTCACAGATATTGTAATGGATCATACCAATCCAGATGTTTTATACGCTGCTACATGGGACAGACATAGAACCGTGGCAGCTTATATGGGTGGAGGTCCTGGCTCGGGCTTACATAAAAGTACGGATGGTGGAGAAACTTGGACAGCATTGACCAATGGAATACCTAAATCGAACTTAGGTAAAATTGGTTTGGCGATTTCCCCATTTGATAATGAAACCATATACGCGGCTATTGAATTGGACCGCAAAAAAGGAGGATTGTTCATTACAAATAATCAAGGAGCTTCATGGACGAAACAATCAGATGCCGTTTCTGGTGGAACTGGGCCTCACTATTACCAAGAACTGTATGCTTCGCCCCATCAACAAGGTAAGTTGTATTTAATGAGCAATACCGTGCAAATTTCTAATGATCACGGGAAGCATTTTGAGTTTATGAATGAGGAAAAGAAGCATGTGGATAGTCATGCAATGGCCTTTAAAAAATCAAATCCAAATTATGTGCTTTTTGGCACAGATGGGGGGCTTTATGAATCTTATGACTTAACAAAAACATGGAGGTTTTTTGGGAACCTGCCTCTTACGCAATACTATAAGGTTGCTGTAGACGATTCGGCACCTTTTTACAATATTTATGGAGGAACACAAGATAATGGTTCTCATGGTGGCCCATCCAGAACAAGGAGCAAAGCAGGAATATTAAATTCCGATTGGTGGATTACTTTGGGGGCTGATGGTCATCAATCGGCGACAGAACCAGGCAATCCTGATATCACTTATGGTGAATTTCAACAAGGCTGGCTGTGGAGAATTGACCAAACAACTGGAGAAACTGTTTTTATACAACCGCAACCTTCGGAAGGTGAGCCACATGAACGTTTTAATTGGGATGCACCAATTCTGGTAAGTCCTCATAACCCGCAAAGATTGTATTTTGCATCTTACCGTGTGTGGAAATCTGATAATAGAGGAGATGATTGGACTTCAATCTCCCAAGATTTAACTAGAAACGAAGAACGATTAACCTTGCCTATTTTGGGAAGACAACAAAGTTGGGACAATCCATGGGATGTAGGTGCAATGTCCAATTACAACACCATAACGTCTTTGGCGGAATCACCTTTGCAAGAAGGTCTTATCTATGCTGGAACGGATGATGGAATTCTTCAGGTGACTGAAAATGGGGGAGAAACTTGGAGGAAAATAATGTTAGGAAATATCAAAGGAGTTCCAAACAGAGCTTTTGTGAATGATGTACGTGCTGATTTATACGACGCCAACACTGTTTATTTGGTGCTGGACAATCATAAAGCTGGAGATTACAAGCCATATCTTTTAAAAAGTACCGACAAAGGAAATAGCTGGACATTTATTAATGGAAATCTGCCTAAAAAGTTGATTACATGGAGAGTTGTTCAAGACCATAAAAAGAAAGGTCTTATGTTTGCTGCTACAGAGTACGGCATTTATTTTACCAGCAATGGCGGAAGCAGTTGGCTGCAGCTTGAAGGTGGCCTGCCTACCATATCTTTTAGAGACATTACCATTCAAAGAAGAGAAGATGACTTAATAGGGGCATCTTTTGGTAGAGGTTTTTACGTTTTAGACGATATTTCGCCGTTACGTGATTTTGACACCTCTAAAATGGCAGAAACTACTCTTTTTAAAGTAAAGCCTGCGTACTGGTATATTGAAAAGGATGAGATTTATGGTCAAGGGAATTCAGAGTATTCTGCAAAAAACCCTGCCTACGGAGCAACGTTTACTTATTTCTTGCCAAAGAAACTAAAAACCTTAAAAGATGCAAGAACAGAGAAGGAAAAAGTACTCAATAAACAAAAAAGCAATGTTTCGTTTCCAGGTTGGGAAGCTTTGGAAAAAGAAAAAAATCAGGAGAAATCAGCAGTACTGCTTCTTGTAAAGGATGGCAATGGGAAAGTGGTCAATACCGTAAGTGGAACAAATAAGAAAGGGTTCAATCGTGTTTCCTGGGACCTTACCTATGCCGATAGAACTGGAATAAAGCTAAAGAATCCAAAAAGTGATGACGACGATTTTTTCGGATCACCGTTTTTAGCAACTCCAGGGACATATTCTGTTGAATTATATCAACGTGTAGATGGAGAGTTAAAACAGCTTTCAAGTGCTCAATCTTTTGAAGTTAAACCGTTATCCAAGGGAGCTTTGCCAGCTAAACCAACAACAGAAATTGATGCGTTTAGAAGTATGTATCAAGACTTCCAACAAGATTTGACAGCAACGGGTTCCATTTTGGAAAAAACGATTGCTAGAGTAAATGCAATGAAACGTGCTATGGATGAAGCTGAAACACCAACTGCAGCGCTGGCCTCAAAAATTTATAATGCCCAAACACTCTTACAATCACTCAGTAAACAGATGAATGGTAGTCCTGCTAAAAATGAAGTAGGAGAGAAGAACCCACCAACTCCTGGCGATGGCAGTTTTATTGGTTTAGTTGCATTAAGAAATACTTACGGGCCTACTGGAAACCACAAGATTGCTTTAAAAAGAGCTGATGGTCAACTAAAATCAATTAAAAAGGAATTAAGTGTACTTGTAAAAAATACACTCCCTTCCCTTGAAGCAGAATTGAAGGCAGCCGGGGCTCCATGGATCGAAGGACAAGGTCTTATTGAAGATTAA
- the treF gene encoding alpha,alpha-trehalase TreF, translating to MKLQYTCLIAAFLLVASCKKNEKVQVENLYQTQLFEDVQLAAIFKDSKAFVDLVPKKDASALEAEYLLEKDLDGFSLKEFVEKNFEDKSMVALEFETDTTRTMYEHITFMWDNLTRGPDDVIQYSSRIALPHKYVVPGGRFQEIYYWDSYFTLEGLLVDDRDDLAKDMVDNFAFLIDSIGFIPNGTRNYYKTRSQPPFFALMVDAISRKDEKTLESYLPQLLKEYNFWMNGVENTEIGESNHHVVKLGENVFLNRYWDKGFTPRPEAYKEDLHLASELETDSLKKQLYTNLRSAAASGWDFSSRWFGKKGVFGTTETISILPVDLNCLLYFMENTISKAYLIRGDQSHGKRFKDMAHKRKEAIQKYFWNTENGLYHDYNFQEESITPELTLAGVFPLYFEVAEAEQAEQVKNTIISKFLKDGGLVTTLEHTGQQWDAPNGWAPLQWIAVKGLLNYGYKDEAKEIITRWLALNEKVYKNTGKMMEKYNVEDLSLLSGGGEYETQDGFGWTNGVALGFKQMLEEMEEQNP from the coding sequence ATGAAACTTCAATACACCTGCCTTATTGCTGCTTTTCTTTTAGTTGCTTCATGTAAAAAAAATGAAAAAGTACAAGTTGAAAACCTATATCAAACTCAACTATTTGAAGATGTACAATTAGCTGCCATTTTCAAAGACTCAAAAGCTTTTGTTGATTTAGTGCCAAAAAAAGATGCATCAGCACTTGAGGCAGAATACCTGCTAGAAAAAGATTTGGATGGCTTTAGTCTCAAGGAATTTGTAGAAAAGAATTTTGAAGATAAATCCATGGTTGCATTGGAGTTTGAAACGGACACCACCAGAACCATGTATGAGCATATTACCTTTATGTGGGATAACCTGACAAGAGGTCCCGATGATGTTATACAATACTCATCAAGAATAGCATTACCACATAAATATGTTGTTCCTGGAGGCAGGTTTCAAGAAATCTATTATTGGGACAGCTATTTTACCCTAGAAGGTCTTTTGGTTGATGATAGAGATGATTTGGCCAAAGACATGGTGGACAATTTTGCTTTTCTAATCGATTCCATTGGTTTTATACCAAACGGCACCCGTAATTACTATAAAACAAGGTCTCAACCTCCGTTTTTTGCATTGATGGTTGACGCTATATCAAGAAAAGACGAAAAAACCCTTGAAAGTTATCTGCCCCAATTGCTAAAAGAATATAATTTCTGGATGAATGGAGTTGAAAATACAGAAATAGGTGAAAGCAATCATCATGTGGTTAAACTTGGCGAGAATGTTTTCCTAAACCGTTATTGGGATAAAGGATTTACACCAAGACCAGAAGCATATAAAGAAGATCTTCATCTGGCCAGTGAGCTAGAAACAGATTCACTTAAAAAACAACTGTATACCAATCTTAGGTCTGCAGCAGCTTCTGGATGGGATTTTAGCTCTAGATGGTTTGGTAAAAAAGGCGTCTTTGGTACAACGGAAACCATTTCAATACTTCCAGTAGATTTAAACTGTCTCCTATACTTTATGGAAAATACTATTTCAAAAGCATATTTGATCAGAGGAGACCAATCCCATGGAAAGCGTTTTAAGGATATGGCTCATAAAAGAAAAGAAGCCATTCAAAAGTATTTCTGGAATACGGAAAACGGCCTGTACCATGATTATAATTTCCAAGAAGAGAGTATTACTCCAGAACTTACCTTGGCGGGAGTTTTTCCACTTTATTTTGAGGTCGCGGAAGCAGAACAGGCCGAACAGGTCAAGAACACAATTATTTCAAAATTCCTGAAAGATGGAGGACTTGTTACTACCCTAGAACATACGGGGCAACAATGGGATGCTCCAAATGGTTGGGCGCCCTTACAGTGGATTGCGGTAAAAGGACTTTTAAATTATGGATATAAAGATGAAGCTAAGGAAATTATTACCCGTTGGCTGGCACTAAATGAGAAAGTCTACAAAAATACAGGGAAGATGATGGAGAAGTATAATGTAGAAGATCTATCATTATTATCAGGTGGAGGAGAATATGAAACACAAGATGGCTTTGGTTGGACCAATGGAGTTGCACTTGGTTTTAAACAGATGCTCGAAGAAATGGAGGAACAAAATCCATAA
- a CDS encoding DUF3052 domain-containing protein gives MPAGYSGTPLSKKLGIKDGFLILLVNEPKHYFKLFEGFPENVTFLKNQKPESADFIHLFCTSFKELIALADSCKNSLKTNASLWVSWPKGSSNIQTDLKREPIREHLLSIGLVDVKVAAIDEDWSGLKFVYRLSDRK, from the coding sequence ATGCCAGCTGGGTATTCAGGAACACCACTTTCAAAAAAACTAGGTATTAAAGATGGATTTTTGATTCTTCTGGTAAATGAACCCAAACATTATTTCAAACTATTTGAAGGTTTTCCTGAGAATGTAACTTTCCTAAAAAATCAAAAACCGGAATCTGCCGATTTTATTCACCTTTTCTGTACTTCTTTTAAAGAGCTCATCGCGTTGGCCGACAGCTGTAAAAACAGTTTGAAAACAAATGCCTCTTTATGGGTTAGTTGGCCCAAAGGTTCCTCTAACATACAAACAGACTTAAAACGTGAACCTATTCGAGAACACCTTTTGTCTATAGGGCTTGTGGATGTTAAAGTGGCCGCTATTGATGAGGACTGGAGTGGGTTAAAGTTTGTTTATAGATTAAGCGATAGAAAGTAG
- a CDS encoding dienelactone hydrolase, protein MSNNTCFSFFTILFLSLIHNSYSQDEFLIGDALPDAPELTTRGTYGVGVQTIDLVNKDQLDVLSIKEGKGETYDRPITIEVWYPALVPEGVKEIETYTQVLGRNGAEGRPVTPFTFKGRALRDAVAIKDDGKYPLVILSHGYVGSRFLFTYLGENLASKGYVVVSIDHTDSTYKDAANFTSTLANRSLDQLFVLNEVDRLSSAGSDNFLAGLVDTDKTGLIGYSMGGYGGLNTCGAGYSAGALGFFKSMTGGSDALDKRGMDNEAYKNSIDPRIKAFVALAPWGMANGVWDANGLAGLKTPTLFVAGSQDDISGYEKGIKAIYEGAINSDRYLLTYINARHNVAPNPPAPATMKPGLHIDEYLRYADSVWDMRRINNVNQHFITAFLGIQLKGADYKEYLNVEPDANTGNWKGFKPRTSIGMELLHATPAVE, encoded by the coding sequence ATGTCCAATAACACTTGTTTTTCTTTTTTCACAATACTTTTTTTAAGTTTAATTCATAATTCATACTCGCAAGATGAATTTCTTATCGGAGATGCCTTACCAGATGCTCCTGAACTTACCACTCGAGGAACTTATGGAGTGGGAGTACAAACCATAGATTTAGTCAACAAAGACCAACTGGATGTTTTAAGCATTAAAGAGGGGAAAGGAGAGACGTATGATCGGCCAATTACTATAGAAGTGTGGTATCCAGCTTTAGTGCCAGAAGGAGTGAAAGAAATTGAAACGTATACTCAGGTGCTAGGAAGAAATGGGGCAGAAGGTCGCCCGGTTACTCCATTTACCTTTAAGGGAAGAGCTTTGAGAGATGCCGTTGCCATTAAAGACGATGGAAAATACCCTCTCGTAATTTTATCTCATGGATATGTTGGTTCGCGATTTTTGTTTACCTACCTAGGAGAAAACTTGGCATCAAAAGGCTACGTGGTCGTTTCTATTGATCATACAGATTCTACCTATAAAGATGCTGCAAATTTCACCAGCACATTGGCGAATAGATCATTGGACCAACTATTTGTCCTTAATGAAGTAGATAGACTTTCTTCTGCTGGAAGCGACAATTTTTTAGCAGGTTTGGTGGATACGGACAAAACAGGACTTATTGGATATTCTATGGGAGGATATGGAGGTCTTAATACATGTGGAGCAGGGTATAGTGCCGGTGCTTTGGGCTTTTTTAAGTCGATGACCGGCGGCAGCGATGCCCTGGATAAAAGAGGCATGGATAATGAAGCGTATAAGAATTCCATAGACCCAAGAATTAAAGCGTTTGTAGCTTTAGCACCTTGGGGCATGGCCAATGGCGTATGGGATGCAAACGGATTGGCAGGTTTAAAAACACCTACGCTTTTTGTGGCAGGTAGTCAAGATGATATTTCAGGATATGAAAAAGGTATTAAGGCCATTTATGAAGGAGCGATAAACAGTGATCGCTATTTATTGACATACATAAATGCAAGGCATAATGTAGCACCAAACCCTCCTGCGCCAGCTACTATGAAACCCGGATTACATATAGATGAATATTTAAGATATGCAGATTCCGTTTGGGACATGAGACGTATCAATAATGTTAACCAACACTTTATCACAGCATTTTTAGGTATTCAATTAAAAGGTGCTGACTATAAGGAATATTTAAATGTTGAACCTGATGCAAATACAGGGAATTGGAAAGGTTTTAAACCAAGAACCTCCATTGGTATGGAATTACTCCATGCAACTCCTGCCGTTGAATAA